One part of the Sorangiineae bacterium MSr11954 genome encodes these proteins:
- a CDS encoding DNA topoisomerase IB — MHDSVVGLAASSAIESVAVAKSAGLRYVSDASPGIRRVRCGGGFRYVATNGAQVRDPATLKRIRALVIPPAWTGVWIAPDANGHIQATGRDAKGRKQYIYHPRWREVRDESKYDKLVAFARALPKIRRATERHLRQRGLPREKVLATVVRLLELTRIRIGSEEYARKNGSFGLTTLRGRHVDVDGPRLHFHFRGKSGKKHVIDVEDRQLARIVAQCGDLPGQELFQYLDETGGSCSIESSDVNEYIRSMAGSEFTAKDFRTWAGTVLAARALAALMADADVKPTKKAMSEVIKEVAKHLGNTPSVCRKCYVHPAVFEAFTDGWLGDMLRAKASARTGPRGGKASPIDRAEERAVVALVQRAARGADKRLTRQLTKSLAVIRAKRRTSRGVARAARGIARAARVAARSSKNSMARR; from the coding sequence ATGCACGATTCCGTCGTTGGTCTGGCCGCGTCCTCCGCCATCGAATCGGTGGCGGTGGCGAAGTCGGCGGGCTTGCGCTACGTCAGCGATGCTTCCCCCGGAATTCGCCGCGTGCGGTGCGGCGGCGGCTTTCGGTACGTGGCGACGAACGGAGCGCAGGTCCGCGACCCCGCCACCCTGAAACGCATTCGCGCGCTGGTGATACCGCCCGCGTGGACCGGCGTATGGATCGCGCCCGATGCGAATGGCCACATTCAAGCCACCGGGCGCGACGCCAAAGGGCGAAAGCAGTATATTTATCACCCGCGCTGGCGCGAGGTGCGCGATGAAAGCAAATACGACAAGCTCGTGGCGTTCGCGCGCGCGCTGCCCAAAATTCGGCGCGCCACGGAGCGCCACCTCCGCCAGCGCGGGCTACCGCGCGAGAAGGTCCTCGCCACGGTGGTCCGTCTTCTGGAGCTCACGCGCATCCGCATCGGCAGCGAAGAATATGCGCGCAAGAACGGCTCGTTTGGTCTGACGACCTTGCGCGGCCGGCACGTGGACGTCGACGGCCCCCGCCTTCATTTCCATTTTCGCGGCAAGAGCGGCAAAAAGCACGTCATCGATGTGGAGGACCGGCAGCTCGCGCGCATCGTAGCGCAATGCGGCGATCTACCCGGTCAGGAGCTCTTCCAATACCTCGACGAAACCGGCGGCTCGTGCAGCATCGAATCGTCGGATGTGAACGAATACATTCGATCCATGGCCGGCAGCGAGTTCACGGCGAAGGACTTCCGTACCTGGGCCGGCACCGTTCTGGCGGCGCGCGCGCTGGCCGCGCTCATGGCCGATGCCGATGTGAAGCCCACCAAAAAGGCCATGTCCGAGGTCATCAAAGAGGTAGCAAAACACCTGGGCAATACACCCTCGGTGTGTCGGAAGTGCTACGTGCATCCTGCGGTGTTCGAGGCCTTTACCGATGGCTGGCTCGGCGACATGCTGCGCGCGAAAGCGAGCGCAAGAACGGGTCCGCGGGGAGGCAAAGCAAGCCCGATCGACAGGGCGGAGGAGAGGGCCGTGGTGGCGCTCGTTCAACGGGCCGCGCGCGGGGCGGACAAGCGGCTCACGCGTCAGCTTACGAAGAGCCTCGCGGTGATCCGCGCAAAGCGGCGGACTTCGCGGGGGGTGGCCCGAGCGGCGCGAGGGATCGCACGGGCCGCGCGGGTGGCGGCGCGATCATCGAAAAATTCGATGGCTCGCCGTTGA